A stretch of Helicobacter pylori DNA encodes these proteins:
- the babA gene encoding Hop family adhesin BabA, whose product MKKHILSLTLGSLLVSTLSAEDDGFYTSVGYQIGEAAQMVSNTKGIQQLSDNYENLSKLLTRYSTLNNFIQLASDPSAINAARENLGASAKNLIGDTKTSPAYQAVLLAINAAVGFWNVLGYATQCGGNGNQKSASSTTIFNNEPGYRSTSITCSYNNLEIGREGVMSIDNMKKLNEAYQILQAALKKGLPALKNNNGTLSEVKYTYTCSGEGNNNCSKEATGVDNQDGGTKTETQTIDGKTVTTTISSKVVDSVAPGNTSGVSYTEITNKLDGVPDSAQALLAQASTLINTINDACPWFSVTNKNGGPQMNPTSGGLCTFKDEISAIQKMITDAQELVNQTSVINSHEQTTQVGGNGGKPFNPFTDASFAQGMLANASAQVKMLNLSHQVGQAINPDNLTGNFKKFVTGFLATCNNPSTAGTGGTQGSAPGTVTTQTFASGCAYVEQTITNLTNSIAHFGTQEQQIQQAENIADTLVHFKSRYSELGNTYNSITTALSNIPNAQSLQNVVSKKNNPYSPQGIETNYYLNQNSYNQIQTINQELGRNPFRKLGIVSSQTNNGAMNGIGIQVGYKQFFGQKRRWGARYYGFFDYNHAFIKSSFFNSASDVWTYGFGADALYNFINDKATNFLGKNNKLSVGLFGGIALAGTSWLNSEYVNLATVNNVYNAKMNVANFQFLFNMGVRMNLARPKKKGSDHAAQHGIELGLKIPTINTNYYSFMGAELKYRRLYSVYLNYVFAY is encoded by the coding sequence ATGAAAAAACACATCCTTTCATTAACTTTAGGTTCGCTTTTAGTTTCCACTTTGAGCGCTGAAGACGACGGCTTTTACACAAGCGTAGGCTATCAAATCGGTGAAGCCGCTCAAATGGTATCAAACACCAAAGGCATCCAACAGCTTTCAGATAATTATGAAAACTTGAGCAAGCTTTTAACCAGATACAGCACCCTAAACAACTTCATCCAATTGGCCTCTGACCCGAGCGCGATCAACGCGGCGCGTGAAAACCTGGGCGCGAGCGCGAAGAACTTGATCGGCGATACCAAAACTTCCCCGGCCTATCAAGCCGTGCTTTTAGCGATCAATGCAGCGGTAGGGTTTTGGAATGTCTTAGGCTATGCCACGCAATGCGGGGGTAATGGTAATCAAAAAAGCGCCTCTTCAACCACCATATTCAACAACGAGCCAGGGTATCGATCCACTTCCATCACTTGTAGTTATAACAATCTGGAAATTGGAAGAGAGGGCGTTATGAGTATTGATAACATGAAAAAGCTTAACGAAGCCTATCAAATCCTCCAAGCGGCTTTAAAGAAAGGCTTACCCGCGCTCAAAAACAACAACGGGACGCTTAGCGAAGTAAAATATACTTACACATGCTCAGGGGAAGGGAATAATAACTGCTCGAAAGAAGCCACAGGTGTAGATAACCAAGACGGCGGAACCAAGACTGAAACCCAAACCATAGACGGCAAAACCGTAACCACCACGATCAGTTCAAAAGTCGTTGATTCGGTAGCACCAGGTAATACATCAGGTGTCTCCTACACCGAAATCACCAACAAATTAGATGGTGTGCCTGATAGCGCTCAAGCGCTCTTAGCGCAAGCGAGCACGCTCATTAACACCATCAACGACGCATGCCCATGGTTTAGTGTAACTAATAAGAATGGTGGCCCACAGATGAACCCGACTTCAGGGGGTTTGTGCACTTTTAAAGATGAAATCAGCGCGATCCAAAAGATGATCACAGACGCGCAAGAGCTTGTCAATCAAACGAGCGTCATTAATAGCCATGAACAAACCACTCAAGTGGGAGGCAATGGAGGCAAGCCATTCAACCCTTTCACGGACGCAAGCTTTGCGCAAGGCATGCTCGCTAACGCTAGCGCACAAGTCAAAATGCTTAATTTATCCCATCAAGTGGGGCAAGCCATTAACCCTGACAATCTTACCGGGAATTTTAAAAAATTTGTTACAGGCTTTTTAGCCACATGCAACAACCCATCAACAGCTGGTACTGGTGGCACACAAGGTTCAGCTCCTGGCACAGTTACCACTCAAACTTTCGCTTCTGGTTGCGCGTATGTGGAACAAACCATAACGAATTTAACCAACAGCATCGCGCACTTTGGCACTCAAGAGCAGCAAATACAGCAAGCCGAAAACATCGCTGACACTCTAGTGCATTTCAAATCTAGATACAGCGAATTAGGCAACACTTATAACAGCATCACCACCGCACTCTCTAATATCCCTAACGCGCAAAGCTTGCAAAATGTGGTGAGCAAAAAGAACAACCCCTATAGCCCGCAAGGCATAGAAACCAATTATTACTTGAATCAAAACTCTTATAACCAAATCCAAACCATCAACCAAGAGCTAGGGCGTAACCCCTTTAGGAAATTGGGCATCGTCAGCTCTCAAACCAACAATGGTGCCATGAATGGGATCGGTATCCAGGTGGGCTATAAGCAATTCTTTGGCCAAAAAAGAAGGTGGGGCGCAAGATACTACGGCTTTTTTGATTACAACCATGCGTTTATTAAATCCAGCTTTTTCAACTCGGCTTCTGATGTGTGGACTTATGGTTTTGGAGCGGACGCTCTCTATAACTTCATCAACGATAAAGCCACTAACTTTTTAGGCAAAAACAACAAGCTTTCTGTGGGGCTTTTTGGAGGCATTGCGTTAGCGGGCACTTCATGGCTTAATTCTGAATACGTGAATTTAGCCACCGTGAATAACGTCTATAACGCTAAAATGAATGTGGCGAATTTCCAATTCTTATTCAACATGGGAGTGAGGATGAATTTAGCTAGGCCTAAGAAAAAAGGTAGCGATCATGCGGCTCAGCATGGGATTGAGTTAGGGCTTAAAATCCCCACCATCAACACGAACTATTATTCCTTTATGGGGGCTGAACTCAAATACCGCAGGCTTTATAGCGTGTATTTGAATTATGTGTTCGCTTACTAG
- a CDS encoding YdcH family protein codes for MFHEFRDEISVLKANNPHFDKIFEKHNQLDDDIKTAEQQNASDAEVSHMKKQKLKLKDEIHSMIIEYREKQKSDHV; via the coding sequence ATGTTCCATGAATTTAGAGACGAAATCAGCGTGTTAAAAGCGAATAATCCGCATTTTGATAAGATTTTTGAGAAACACAACCAGCTTGATGATGACATCAAGACCGCTGAGCAACAAAACGCTAGCGACGCTGAAGTCAGCCACATGAAAAAACAAAAATTAAAATTAAAAGATGAAATCCACAGCATGATTATAGAATATAGAGAAAAGCAAAAATCCGATCATGTTTAA
- the alaS gene encoding alanine--tRNA ligase yields MDIRNEFLQFFQNKGHEIYPSMPLVPNDATLLFTNAGMVQFKDIFTGIVPRPSIPRATSSQLCMRAGGKHNDLENVGYTARHHTLFEMLGNFSFGDYFKEEAILFAWEFVTKNLGFKPKDLYISVHEKDDEAVKLWEKFVPVDRIKKMGDKDNFWQMGDSGPCGPCSEIYIDQGEKHFKGSEDYFGGEGDRFLEIWNLVFMQYERSNDGVLSPLPKPSIDTGMGLERVQALLEHKLNNFDSSLFVPLMEEISELTSLDYASEFQPSFRVVADHARAVAFLLAQGVHFNKEGRGYVLRRILRRALRHGYLMGLKEAFLYKVVGVVCEQFANTHAYLKESKEIVMKECFEEEERFLETLESGMELFNLSLKHLNENKIFDGKIAFKLYDTFGFPLDLTNDMLRSHGACVDMQGFENCMQEQVKRSKASWKGKQNNADFSTILNAYAPNTFVGYETTECLAKALGFFDSDFKEITEANPNQEVWVLLEKTPFYAEGGGAIGDRGTLLKDNEEAALVLDTKNFFGLNFSLLEIKKALKKGDQVIAQVSDERLEIAKHHSATHLLQSALREVLGSHVSQAGSLVESKRLRFDFSHAKALNDEELEKVEDLVNAQIFKHLKSQVEHMPLNQAKSRGALALFSEKYAENVRVVSFKEASIELCGGIHVENTGLIGGFRILKESGVSSGVRRIEAVCGKAFYQLAKEENKELKNAKILLKNNDVIAGINKLKESVKNSQKAPVPMDLPVEKIHGVSLVVGVVENGDIKEMIDRLKNKHEKLLAMVFKKENERITLACGVKNAPIKANAWANEVAQILGGKGGGRDDFASAGGKDIENLQAALNLAKNTALKALEG; encoded by the coding sequence ATGGACATTCGCAACGAATTTTTACAATTTTTTCAAAATAAAGGGCATGAGATTTATCCCAGCATGCCTTTAGTGCCTAATGACGCCACCTTGCTTTTTACCAATGCCGGCATGGTGCAATTTAAAGATATTTTTACCGGTATAGTGCCACGCCCTAGCATCCCTAGAGCGACAAGCTCGCAATTGTGCATGCGCGCAGGCGGCAAGCATAACGATTTAGAAAATGTCGGCTATACCGCAAGGCACCACACGCTTTTTGAAATGCTAGGGAATTTTTCTTTTGGGGATTATTTCAAAGAAGAAGCGATCTTGTTTGCGTGGGAATTTGTAACCAAAAATTTAGGGTTTAAGCCTAAAGATTTATACATCAGCGTGCATGAAAAAGACGATGAAGCCGTTAAACTATGGGAAAAGTTTGTGCCTGTTGATAGGATTAAAAAAATGGGCGATAAAGATAATTTCTGGCAAATGGGCGATAGCGGGCCTTGCGGGCCTTGCAGTGAAATCTACATTGATCAAGGTGAAAAACACTTTAAGGGGAGCGAGGATTATTTTGGGGGCGAGGGCGATAGGTTTTTAGAAATTTGGAATTTGGTGTTCATGCAATACGAACGCTCTAATGATGGCGTTTTATCCCCCTTGCCAAAGCCTAGCATTGATACAGGCATGGGGTTAGAAAGGGTGCAAGCGCTATTAGAACACAAGCTCAATAATTTTGATTCTTCATTATTTGTGCCCTTAATGGAAGAAATCAGCGAGCTTACAAGCCTGGATTATGCGAGCGAGTTTCAGCCAAGCTTTAGGGTAGTGGCCGATCACGCAAGAGCGGTAGCGTTTTTGCTCGCTCAAGGGGTGCATTTCAATAAAGAAGGCCGTGGCTATGTTTTAAGGCGCATTTTAAGGCGAGCCTTAAGGCATGGGTATTTAATGGGCTTAAAAGAAGCGTTTTTATACAAAGTCGTGGGCGTGGTGTGCGAGCAATTTGCTAACACGCATGCGTATTTGAAAGAGTCTAAAGAAATAGTGATGAAAGAATGCTTTGAAGAAGAAGAGCGCTTTTTAGAGACTTTGGAATCTGGCATGGAATTGTTTAACTTGTCTTTAAAGCATTTGAATGAAAATAAAATCTTTGATGGCAAGATCGCTTTCAAGCTTTATGACACTTTTGGTTTCCCTTTGGATTTAACAAACGACATGCTAAGAAGTCATGGGGCGTGCGTGGATATGCAAGGCTTTGAAAATTGCATGCAAGAGCAAGTGAAGCGCTCTAAAGCCTCATGGAAAGGCAAACAAAATAACGCCGATTTTAGCACTATTTTAAACGCTTATGCACCCAATACATTTGTAGGGTATGAAACGACAGAATGTCTTGCTAAAGCTTTAGGGTTTTTTGATAGCGATTTTAAAGAAATAACAGAAGCAAATCCTAACCAAGAAGTCTGGGTGTTGCTAGAAAAAACCCCTTTTTACGCAGAAGGTGGGGGGGCTATAGGCGATAGGGGCACGCTTTTAAAAGATAATGAAGAAGCGGCTTTGGTGCTAGATACAAAAAACTTTTTTGGGCTTAATTTTTCACTCCTTGAAATCAAAAAAGCGCTAAAAAAAGGCGATCAAGTGATCGCGCAAGTGAGCGATGAGCGTTTAGAAATCGCCAAACACCATAGCGCGACGCATTTATTGCAGAGCGCTTTAAGAGAAGTTTTAGGCTCGCATGTGAGTCAAGCGGGGAGTTTAGTGGAATCCAAACGATTGCGCTTTGATTTCTCGCATGCTAAAGCACTCAATGATGAAGAGCTAGAAAAAGTAGAAGATCTAGTCAACGCTCAAATTTTCAAGCACCTAAAAAGCCAGGTGGAGCATATGCCTTTAAATCAGGCTAAAAGTAGGGGGGCGTTAGCGTTATTTAGCGAAAAATACGCTGAAAATGTGCGCGTGGTGAGCTTTAAAGAAGCGTCCATTGAATTGTGTGGGGGCATTCATGTGGAAAATACCGGGCTTATTGGGGGGTTTAGAATCCTTAAAGAAAGCGGGGTGAGTAGTGGGGTCAGACGCATTGAAGCGGTGTGCGGGAAGGCTTTTTACCAACTGGCTAAAGAAGAAAATAAAGAGCTTAAAAACGCTAAGATTTTATTAAAAAATAACGATGTCATAGCCGGTATCAACAAGCTTAAAGAGAGCGTGAAAAACAGCCAAAAAGCTCCTGTTCCTATGGATTTACCGGTTGAAAAAATCCATGGCGTGAGTTTGGTGGTGGGCGTAGTGGAAAATGGCGACATTAAAGAAATGATTGACCGATTGAAAAATAAGCATGAAAAATTGCTCGCTATGGTGTTTAAAAAAGAAAATGAGCGCATAACTCTCGCATGCGGGGTGAAAAACGCCCCCATAAAAGCGAACGCATGGGCTAATGAAGTGGCGCAAATTTTAGGGGGCAAAGGGGGCGGGAGAGACGATTTTGCGAGCGCTGGGGGTAAGGATATTGAAAATTTGCAAGCCGCGCTCAATCTAGCGAAAAATACCGCTCTTAAAGCTTTAGAGGGATAG
- the maf gene encoding septum formation inhibitor Maf: MELVLGSQSSARANLLKEHKIKFTQKALDFDEESLKTTDPREFVYLACKGKLEKAKKLLTNHCAIVVADSVVSVGCHMQRKAQNKREALEFLKRQNGHEIEVLTCSALISPKLEWLDLSVFRARLKAFDPSEIEKYLESGLWQGSAGCVRLEDFHKPYIKSSSENLSVGLGLNVEGLLGALQLGAKL, translated from the coding sequence ATGGAGTTGGTTTTAGGCTCTCAATCCAGCGCTAGGGCGAATCTTTTAAAAGAGCATAAGATTAAATTCACACAAAAAGCGTTGGACTTTGATGAAGAAAGCCTAAAAACCACAGACCCTAGAGAGTTTGTCTATTTGGCGTGCAAGGGGAAATTAGAAAAAGCTAAAAAATTACTCACAAACCATTGCGCTATCGTGGTTGCTGATAGCGTGGTGAGCGTGGGTTGTCACATGCAACGAAAAGCTCAAAACAAGCGAGAAGCCCTTGAATTTTTAAAACGCCAAAATGGTCATGAAATAGAGGTTTTAACCTGCTCGGCATTGATTTCTCCTAAATTAGAATGGTTGGATCTATCGGTTTTTAGAGCGCGTTTAAAGGCGTTTGATCCTAGCGAGATAGAAAAATATTTAGAGAGCGGATTGTGGCAAGGAAGCGCGGGCTGTGTGCGTTTAGAGGATTTTCATAAGCCTTATATTAAAAGCTCAAGCGAGAATTTGAGCGTGGGTTTGGGGCTGAATGTGGAAGGCTTGTTAGGGGCGCTACAATTAGGGGCTAAACTTTAA
- the carA gene encoding glutamine-hydrolyzing carbamoyl-phosphate synthase small subunit, translated as MVSLYLENGLFLQAQSFGASGTQAGELVFNTSMSGYQEVISDPSYKGQFVVFSMPEIGVVGANPKDDESFFSCAGVLVRHYNEFFSNSRADFSLSLYLKERGVLGICGVDTRSLIKTLRHHGCLMMVASTIEHDKNKLEEILKNAPRISHSPLVSSVSTPKITTHQRATFDFKTLDYKPFDEKTSHKIIAVLDFGAKGNILNELQNVGLKALIYPHHTKASELIKAYEKKEISGIFLSNGPGDPLSLQQEIGEIKQLINAKIPMFGICLGHQLLSIAQGYPTYKLKFGHHGSNHPVKNLETNAVEITAQNHNYCVPEAIEEIAVITHRNLFDNTIEGVRYKNAPIISVQHHPESSPGPKESHYIFKEFVGLLESF; from the coding sequence ATGGTCTCCCTCTATTTAGAAAACGGGCTTTTTTTGCAAGCGCAAAGTTTTGGGGCTAGTGGCACGCAAGCGGGCGAACTTGTTTTTAACACTTCTATGAGCGGTTATCAAGAAGTCATTAGCGACCCTAGCTATAAGGGGCAATTCGTGGTTTTTAGCATGCCTGAAATTGGGGTTGTGGGCGCTAATCCTAAAGATGATGAATCCTTTTTTTCATGTGCAGGGGTTTTAGTGCGCCATTACAACGAATTTTTTTCTAACTCAAGGGCGGATTTTAGCTTGAGCCTTTATTTGAAAGAGCGTGGCGTTTTAGGGATTTGTGGCGTTGATACCAGGAGTTTGATTAAAACCTTACGCCATCATGGGTGCTTGATGATGGTCGCTTCCACGATAGAGCATGACAAAAACAAGCTTGAAGAAATTTTAAAAAACGCCCCTAGAATTTCTCATTCCCCCCTAGTGTCTAGCGTTTCTACGCCAAAAATAACAACCCACCAACGCGCTACTTTTGATTTCAAAACCCTAGATTACAAGCCTTTTGATGAAAAGACCTCTCATAAAATTATCGCCGTGCTAGACTTTGGGGCTAAGGGCAATATCTTAAACGAGCTTCAAAATGTGGGGTTAAAAGCCCTTATTTACCCGCACCACACTAAAGCTAGCGAGCTGATTAAAGCCTATGAAAAAAAAGAAATTAGCGGGATTTTCCTCTCTAACGGGCCAGGCGATCCTTTGAGCTTGCAGCAAGAAATTGGAGAAATCAAGCAACTCATTAACGCTAAAATCCCCATGTTTGGCATTTGCTTAGGGCATCAATTGCTCTCTATCGCGCAAGGCTACCCTACTTACAAGCTCAAATTTGGCCATCATGGGAGCAACCACCCCGTTAAAAACCTAGAAACAAACGCCGTGGAAATCACCGCGCAAAACCACAACTATTGCGTCCCTGAAGCAATTGAAGAAATCGCTGTTATCACGCACCGCAATCTTTTTGACAACACCATTGAGGGCGTGCGTTATAAAAACGCTCCCATCATCTCTGTCCAGCACCACCCAGAAAGCAGCCCCGGTCCCAAAGAGAGCCACTATATTTTTAAGGAATTTGTGGGATTGTTGGAGAGCTTTTAG
- a CDS encoding DUF507 family protein, whose protein sequence is MRLKLTHINHISHKIANDFIHSKLLELKAPRELLCELIEGILEKSVKKENAIDEQARELLEENTDEIEFMRMDERQLFWMIKRQIAQKEGFHLFWEERCNDLSHQILNKILDEDLIMFSVSENLIRNLIYKSIDTYSKAYESIENEVHEKIKHYKRKLPVGSDEYELVFERLYEEELRRKGFL, encoded by the coding sequence ATGAGACTCAAACTAACCCATATAAACCATATAAGCCATAAGATTGCCAACGACTTTATCCATTCAAAATTATTAGAATTAAAAGCCCCTAGGGAATTATTGTGTGAATTGATAGAAGGGATTTTGGAAAAAAGCGTTAAAAAAGAAAACGCCATAGATGAGCAAGCCAGAGAGCTTTTAGAAGAAAACACCGATGAGATAGAATTCATGCGGATGGATGAAAGGCAGCTTTTTTGGATGATTAAAAGACAGATCGCTCAAAAAGAGGGCTTTCATTTGTTTTGGGAAGAAAGGTGCAACGATTTGTCGCACCAGATTTTGAATAAAATCTTAGATGAAGATTTGATCATGTTTAGCGTGTCAGAGAATTTGATAAGAAACTTGATTTACAAATCCATTGACACTTATTCTAAAGCGTATGAAAGCATTGAAAATGAAGTGCATGAAAAAATCAAGCATTACAAACGCAAACTGCCCGTAGGGAGCGATGAATACGAGTTGGTGTTTGAAAGGCTCTATGAAGAAGAATTAAGACGCAAGGGCTTTTTATAA
- a CDS encoding DMT family transporter gives MRNTILFGVSMILLANLCFGIMSAFVKITADYFSPMENVFYRSITMTLLLLFIYPFKPYRLKSYKQGGFKKLAFRVVVGGLAMLAFFYNIEKISLATATAFSQCAPIYTVLLSPLLLKEKLKRSALISACIGLVGVVLISDPSVENVGPVEIIMGILSGIFVSLAYITLRDLREYYDKQAVILAFAFGMSLLGLIGMFIDIPFLSTGIHIPRKEDILWISLIGVSGTLGQYFLTYAYMNAPAGIIAPIEYTRIVWGLLFGLYLGDTFLDLKSSLGVALILCSGLLIALPALLKELKKI, from the coding sequence ATGCGTAATACCATTTTATTTGGCGTTTCAATGATACTCTTGGCGAATTTATGCTTTGGGATCATGAGCGCGTTTGTTAAAATCACAGCGGATTATTTTTCCCCTATGGAAAACGTGTTTTACCGCTCCATTACCATGACGCTTTTGCTCTTATTTATTTATCCTTTCAAACCCTACCGCTTGAAGAGTTACAAACAGGGCGGTTTTAAAAAGCTCGCTTTTAGGGTCGTTGTGGGGGGCTTAGCCATGCTGGCGTTTTTTTATAATATTGAAAAAATTTCGCTCGCCACAGCGACGGCTTTCTCGCAATGCGCACCGATTTATACGGTGCTTCTTTCCCCTTTGCTTTTGAAAGAAAAGCTCAAAAGAAGCGCGTTAATTTCTGCATGCATCGGGCTAGTGGGGGTGGTGCTGATTTCAGATCCTAGCGTGGAAAATGTAGGACCAGTTGAAATCATTATGGGAATATTGAGCGGGATCTTTGTGTCTTTAGCGTATATCACTTTAAGGGATTTGAGGGAATATTACGACAAGCAAGCCGTGATTTTAGCGTTCGCCTTTGGCATGAGCCTTCTTGGATTAATAGGCATGTTTATTGATATTCCTTTTTTATCCACAGGCATTCATATCCCTAGAAAAGAAGACATTTTGTGGATTTCTTTAATAGGGGTTAGTGGGACTTTAGGGCAGTATTTCTTAACCTATGCTTACATGAACGCTCCTGCTGGGATCATCGCCCCCATTGAATATACCCGCATTGTTTGGGGGCTGTTGTTTGGGCTGTATTTAGGCGATACATTTTTGGATCTTAAAAGCTCTTTAGGGGTGGCTTTGATTTTATGTTCAGGCTTACTCATTGCCTTGCCCGCTCTTTTAAAAGAATTAAAAAAAATTTAA
- the folP gene encoding dihydropteroate synthase produces MIVKRLNPDALKNALLKTGSEKSAQTHMHKKGVSFVFEIQHLPLSATLILKQEAISVGGDFATPRDCILAKEPFYDGVLIASASQLERLIVKCHSQPFGLKHLAQELKSHLKAPKPNASQIMAILNLTPDSFYEKSRFSSKKALEEIYQWLEKGITLIDIGAASSRPESEIIDPKTEQDRLKEILLEIKSQKLYQCAKFSIDTYHATTAQMALEHYFSILNDVSGFNSIEMLEVARDYKPTCVLMHAQKTPKDMQENVFYHNLFDEMDRFFKEKLEVLEKYALQDIILDIGFGFAKLKEHNLALIKHLSHFLKFKKPLLVGASRKNTIGLITGREVQNRLAGTLSLHLMALQNGASILRAHDIDEHIDLIKVFKSLEEAD; encoded by the coding sequence ATGATTGTAAAACGCCTTAACCCTGATGCGCTCAAAAACGCCCTTTTAAAAACCGGATCAGAAAAATCCGCTCAAACCCATATGCATAAAAAAGGTGTCAGCTTTGTTTTTGAAATCCAACATCTGCCCTTAAGCGCAACGCTCATTTTAAAGCAAGAGGCCATAAGCGTTGGGGGCGATTTTGCCACGCCAAGAGATTGTATTTTGGCTAAAGAGCCTTTTTATGATGGGGTGTTGATTGCGAGCGCTAGCCAATTAGAACGCCTTATTGTTAAGTGCCATTCCCAACCCTTTGGGCTTAAACATTTAGCGCAAGAATTAAAAAGCCACCTCAAAGCCCCTAAGCCTAACGCTTCTCAGATCATGGCAATCTTGAATCTCACGCCGGATAGTTTCTATGAAAAGAGCCGTTTTAGTAGCAAAAAAGCGCTTGAAGAAATCTATCAATGGCTAGAAAAGGGTATCACGCTCATTGATATAGGCGCGGCCAGTTCAAGGCCAGAGAGTGAAATCATTGATCCAAAAACAGAGCAAGATCGCTTAAAAGAAATTTTATTAGAAATCAAATCCCAAAAACTCTACCAATGCGCTAAATTCAGCATAGACACCTACCATGCCACAACGGCCCAAATGGCTTTGGAGCATTATTTTTCCATCCTTAATGACGTGAGCGGTTTTAATAGCATTGAAATGCTAGAAGTCGCAAGAGATTACAAGCCCACTTGCGTTTTAATGCACGCTCAAAAAACCCCCAAAGACATGCAAGAAAATGTTTTTTACCACAATTTATTTGATGAAATGGATCGCTTCTTTAAGGAAAAACTAGAGGTTTTAGAAAAATATGCGCTTCAAGATATTATTTTAGATATTGGGTTTGGATTCGCTAAATTAAAAGAGCATAATTTAGCCTTAATCAAGCATTTAAGCCATTTTCTTAAGTTCAAAAAACCCCTATTGGTGGGAGCGAGTCGTAAAAACACGATCGGGCTTATCACCGGGCGTGAAGTTCAAAACCGGCTCGCTGGCACTTTGAGCTTGCATTTAATGGCGCTGCAAAATGGGGCGAGTATTTTAAGAGCGCATGATATTGATGAACATATCGATCTCATCAAGGTGTTTAAGAGTTTGGAAGAAGCGGATTGA
- a CDS encoding DNA polymerase III subunit delta' produces MKNSNRLIYTDNLEESLEETASLFEHHIKFYTEIIEKDKKVIKTFNKDFKIEHAKEVLSKANLKHSELNAFLIAAPSYGVEAQNALLKILEEPPNNVCFIMFAKSPNHVLATIKSRLIKEDKRQKIPLKPLDLDLSRLDLKDVYAFLKNLDKENFDSRENQRERIESLLESVNRHKIPLNEQELQAFDLAIKANSSYYKLSYNLLPLLLSLLSKKKTP; encoded by the coding sequence GTGAAAAACTCCAACCGCCTTATTTATACAGACAATCTTGAAGAGAGCCTAGAAGAGACTGCAAGCCTTTTTGAACACCACATTAAATTCTACACCGAGATCATTGAAAAAGACAAAAAGGTGATCAAAACTTTTAACAAGGATTTTAAAATAGAGCATGCCAAAGAAGTCCTATCCAAAGCCAACCTAAAACACAGCGAATTAAACGCCTTTTTAATCGCCGCGCCCAGCTATGGCGTAGAAGCTCAAAACGCGCTTTTAAAAATCTTAGAAGAACCCCCAAATAATGTTTGTTTTATCATGTTCGCTAAAAGCCCAAACCATGTGTTAGCCACCATTAAATCCCGCCTAATCAAAGAAGACAAACGCCAAAAAATCCCTCTAAAACCTTTAGATTTGGATTTATCCAGGCTGGATTTGAAAGATGTTTATGCGTTTTTAAAAAATTTAGACAAAGAAAATTTTGATTCCAGAGAAAATCAGAGGGAAAGGATTGAAAGCCTGTTAGAGAGCGTTAACAGGCATAAGATCCCCTTAAACGAGCAAGAATTGCAAGCCTTTGATTTAGCGATCAAGGCTAACAGCTCTTATTACAAGCTCAGCTACAATCTTTTGCCCCTACTTTTAAGCCTTTTATCTAAAAAGAAAACGCCATGA
- a CDS encoding HobA family DNA replication regulator: protein MKNFYDWIKEFVRDQGEFIAQQSGWLELERSSYAKLIAQTISHVLNGGSLLVSADSSRRWFLNYILSNLNPKDLKERPLLSVIDFNASSFYPKNDANLSLATIELTYQNPMFWHVGRVENEGLKTLLLSKIPSFLWLFEELKEDCLLLKEHDSLLDYKLLQLFKLFENALFSALYNKVTL, encoded by the coding sequence ATGAAAAATTTCTACGACTGGATCAAGGAATTTGTGCGCGATCAAGGGGAGTTTATCGCCCAACAAAGCGGGTGGCTGGAATTAGAGCGATCAAGCTATGCCAAACTCATCGCGCAAACCATTTCGCATGTGCTTAATGGCGGATCGCTGTTGGTGAGCGCGGATTCTTCTAGGCGCTGGTTTTTAAACTACATTCTTTCTAACTTAAACCCTAAAGATTTAAAAGAGCGCCCCTTATTGTCCGTCATTGATTTTAACGCTTCTTCTTTCTACCCCAAAAACGATGCGAATCTTTCTCTAGCCACCATAGAGCTGACTTATCAAAACCCCATGTTTTGGCATGTTGGGAGGGTTGAAAATGAAGGCTTGAAAACCTTACTACTGAGTAAAATCCCTAGTTTTTTATGGCTTTTTGAAGAGCTTAAAGAAGATTGCTTGCTTTTAAAAGAGCATGATAGTTTGCTGGATTATAAATTATTGCAACTCTTCAAACTCTTTGAAAACGCGCTTTTTAGCGCGCTATACAATAAGGTTACTTTGTGA